The region TCGCCTTGTTTGATAATTGGTGGTTATTTGTAAAATCAGAGTTTTTATTAATAAATAAATTATCATCAGGATTCTTTTCACACAATAAACTCCAAGGTGAAGGAAACAAATCTTTTCGTTTGTCAAGTTCTTGAGAAAAGTGTTTTAAAGTCGTTCTGTGCTTTGGATTAACTTCTTGTTTTTGGCTTATTAAATATGATCTTATTTGTAAGTAACAAGAGTAATAAGTATAAACTTGTGCCCAATGAAGAGAAAATCCTGCAAATTCAGTTGTTAATGTTAACTGATTCATTTGAAATTCAGTATACCAAGCATTTCTCAAAATTTTGGAAATCTTTTTTAAATCTAAATCTTTTTTTGTTTGAATTTTTTCAAATGCTCTATTCCCTGTTATTTGGTTAAGGAATGAATCTATTTCCTCAACATTATTTTCAGCACATTCAGAAATTGACTTTAAATAACTGAAATATGTGTCAAATGCGACTTGTTCTTTGTCGTCAAAACGATTAATAAATTGATTTGTATTGAGCATTTTTTTAATTACCTACAACAATCATATATCCTCATTGCTGTTATATCGCATATCGTTATAATTGTCACTATTTTTCTTTTTAAAATCTTTGCAGATCGTTGTAAAAATAGTAAAATCAATTTGATTTTTCCGCTGAATTTAAAAAGCCCGAAAAATACAGAAAACAGCTATTTACGAGTTTTAAATACTAGCAATCGTTTAAAAAGGTGTTTTCTAATGATAGAATACCCCAAGTAGAATGAATTTGTAAGATTGTGAATTATTAAGAGCCACACTCAAACGGTCCGTTTTCCCATATCTTTAGAAATGGATAAAGCAACAAGAGGCATATAGCGTTAGCCTATCGGCACGCTATATGCTTAGTTACTGGCAATTGGTTTTAATGTTGATAATTCAACTGGGTTTTTAATATCTGAAAGTTTCCTCGAATATCTTCTACCATTTAAGAAACGACCTATAAAAGTTCCTCTAACAAGATAATGATAGCTGCTAAAGCAAATGATTCCGGTGCTCACCGTAACGATTATAAATTTGACAGGGCTGGGTAATGCCCAATCAGCTATTAAAGCAGGAATAAATGCTGTTAAACCAAGGTGTATAAGGTAGACCCAGTAAGAGGAGTCTGATATATAGCGCATCAAAGATGAATGCTGACTTCCATAACGGATGAATAATCCGGTAATACCAAATATAAATGCCCAAGCCATAAATGCTTTTAGTAATACCTTTTCTACAATTTCTGGATCTTCATAATATACAAAAAAGTACAAACAGTATAAACCAAAACCAAAGATGGTCGTTGCCCAATCTAGCTTCATCAATGAATCTAATAAATGCTTAGATTTAAACAATACCCAGCCTACCATATAAAAGGTAAAATAGAAGAAAAAGATATTTAAATCGGGTAAGAAATCCGATTGATTCGTTTTGGCATCTCCTCTAATTGTAAGAACGGCAAATGTCATGCATGAAAATATTAAAATCCGCAGCACTGGTTTTTGTATCACCCAGCTAAAGGCCTTTGAAATCATGGCTGAAATTGTTGGGAGCTTTTTAAAGAGAAATCCCAATGCAACAGATACACACGTAATTATGATTAAATGGTATAGGAACCAAAGGTGGAATGTACGTTCGGGAATGAAAGTCGAAAAAGAAGAAAACTTGGCTAGAGCATCAGCCAAAGGTGCTTCATTTCCTGCAAATGTAGATTTTGAATAGGTCCAGCAAAAAACGAGAATAGGCCTAAGGAGCATCACAAACACCAAAAATGGAAGAAGAAGTCGAGCGACTCTATTTTTGATCATTTTTAATGGTGCTCTCTCATAAAATAACATAGAACCAAAAAAACCTGCAATCACGAAAAACAATTGCATTCTATATGTATGGATGAAACTAAAAATAAAATCATTAGAGGCATGCATGGCATTTACATCTTTTAATCCCCAACCATCAGTATTGTCCCATGTCACATAGTTAAGTGCGGAATGCAAGACGATTCCCAAAATCATCATGATGGCTCTCAAAGAATCAAGTGCATGTATTCTTTCAGTTTTACTAGGTTGTACTTTCATGTAATTATTTTATGTTCGTATTATTTTTTTTTGACTTTTTACGAACCCTCATGGACATACATGATCTGTTGCGTATTTAAGACGGGAAATATAATAAATAATAACCGACCAAGAAAGTAAGTCTGTGAGGATTTTTGCTGGTAGACAAGAAACTAGCAATAAATCATGCCATTGATGACTTGATTCTAGCTTTGAATTTAAAGTAAAGCAAAAATAAAATGATGATTTTTTTCTTTATTCTAATTTAAAACATCAAGCATAAACATAGCTAACGTTTATTTTTTTAATG is a window of Polaribacter litorisediminis DNA encoding:
- a CDS encoding acyltransferase family protein is translated as MKVQPSKTERIHALDSLRAIMMILGIVLHSALNYVTWDNTDGWGLKDVNAMHASNDFIFSFIHTYRMQLFFVIAGFFGSMLFYERAPLKMIKNRVARLLLPFLVFVMLLRPILVFCWTYSKSTFAGNEAPLADALAKFSSFSTFIPERTFHLWFLYHLIIITCVSVALGFLFKKLPTISAMISKAFSWVIQKPVLRILIFSCMTFAVLTIRGDAKTNQSDFLPDLNIFFFYFTFYMVGWVLFKSKHLLDSLMKLDWATTIFGFGLYCLYFFVYYEDPEIVEKVLLKAFMAWAFIFGITGLFIRYGSQHSSLMRYISDSSYWVYLIHLGLTAFIPALIADWALPSPVKFIIVTVSTGIICFSSYHYLVRGTFIGRFLNGRRYSRKLSDIKNPVELSTLKPIASN